One genomic region from Leifsonia poae encodes:
- the murJ gene encoding murein biosynthesis integral membrane protein MurJ: protein MASVGRASAMLASGTLVSRILGFVKAWLLLQAIGAVAFASNPYATSTIVPNSIYALIAQGILNAILVPQIVRASTNADGGKAYINKLVTVGIMVFAAVALVATLLSPVLMQLFGLRGNAAAIATAFAYWSLPQIFFLGLYTLLGEVLNARKSFGPFTWAPVVNNIVAIAMLLVFIGLFGSDPESVRSETQWNSGMVALLAGGATLGVAVQAFILFFFWRRVGLHFRFDFGWRGVNLGHAGRAAAWTFGMLIATQVAGVIETNVANSSGTGHAGPAIMNSAWLIFMLPHGIIAVSIVTAFYTRMAEHAHRGDVNAFRSDFSSGARSILMLIVFSSAALIVVALPVASVFSRPFYQEYGLVLVAYLVGLVPFSIVFMAQRAFYSLGNTRTPFFFTLAQVAVIVVGVLLCFRVGPDYRAAAVALVVSIAGTVQAFIAVGLLRRRIGGVDGRRILSGLWRFALAAVIAMIAGAGFLALLGGVAPGAFPIASFVGAIVSTAVVGIVMVIVYFGALIVLRSRDLEAGIAPILNRLTRRSEHTADAE from the coding sequence GTGGCTAGCGTCGGCCGTGCGAGCGCGATGCTCGCCTCGGGCACGCTCGTCTCGCGCATCCTCGGTTTCGTCAAAGCCTGGTTGCTCCTGCAGGCCATCGGCGCTGTGGCGTTCGCGTCGAACCCGTACGCCACGTCGACCATCGTGCCGAACAGCATCTATGCGCTCATCGCCCAGGGGATCCTCAACGCCATCCTCGTGCCGCAGATCGTGCGCGCCTCCACCAACGCCGATGGCGGCAAGGCCTACATCAACAAACTCGTCACTGTCGGGATCATGGTCTTCGCCGCGGTGGCTCTTGTGGCCACACTGCTGTCGCCGGTTCTGATGCAGCTCTTCGGCCTTCGTGGCAACGCGGCCGCCATCGCCACCGCGTTCGCCTACTGGTCGTTGCCGCAGATCTTCTTCCTCGGCCTCTACACGCTGCTGGGTGAGGTGCTCAACGCACGCAAGTCGTTCGGCCCCTTCACCTGGGCGCCCGTCGTCAACAACATCGTCGCGATCGCCATGCTGCTCGTCTTCATCGGACTCTTCGGTTCCGACCCCGAGAGCGTGCGCTCAGAGACGCAGTGGAACTCGGGGATGGTCGCACTACTCGCGGGCGGCGCGACACTCGGTGTGGCCGTGCAGGCATTCATCCTCTTCTTCTTCTGGCGGCGCGTCGGCCTCCACTTCCGCTTCGACTTCGGGTGGCGGGGAGTGAACCTGGGTCACGCCGGTCGAGCCGCCGCCTGGACCTTCGGAATGCTCATCGCCACCCAGGTCGCCGGCGTGATCGAGACGAACGTGGCGAACTCGAGCGGCACGGGGCATGCCGGTCCGGCCATCATGAACAGCGCGTGGCTCATCTTCATGCTCCCGCACGGGATCATCGCCGTCTCGATCGTCACCGCCTTCTACACCCGGATGGCGGAGCACGCCCATCGCGGCGATGTGAACGCATTCCGCTCCGACTTCTCCAGCGGCGCGCGCTCCATCCTGATGCTGATCGTCTTCTCGTCCGCCGCCCTCATCGTGGTGGCGCTGCCGGTGGCGAGCGTCTTCTCGAGGCCGTTCTACCAGGAGTACGGCCTGGTGCTGGTGGCCTACCTTGTCGGGCTGGTGCCGTTCTCGATCGTTTTCATGGCCCAGCGCGCGTTCTACTCCCTCGGCAACACGCGCACGCCGTTCTTCTTCACCCTCGCGCAGGTCGCCGTGATCGTCGTCGGCGTTCTGCTCTGCTTCCGCGTCGGCCCCGACTACCGCGCCGCCGCGGTCGCTCTCGTTGTCTCGATCGCCGGAACCGTCCAGGCGTTCATCGCTGTCGGCCTGCTGCGCCGCCGCATCGGGGGAGTGGATGGGCGGCGCATCCTGAGCGGTCTCTGGCGTTTCGCCCTCGCGGCGGTCATCGCCATGATCGCCGGTGCCGGCTTCCTCGCCCTGCTGGGGGGTGTCGCGCCGGGCGCGTTCCCGATCGCCTCGTTCGTCGGCGCGATCGTGTCGACCGCCGTCGTCGGCATCGTCATGGTGATCGTCTACTTCGGTGCGCTCATCGTCTTGCGTTCACGCGACCTCGAAGCCGGGATCGCACCGATTCTGAACCGTTTGACCCGCCGCTCCGAACACACAGCAGACGCGGAATAG
- the trxB gene encoding thioredoxin-disulfide reductase, whose protein sequence is MRQIIIIGSGPAGYTAAIYAARANLRPLLIASSVEAGGELMNTTEVENFPGFPDGITGPDLMMKMQAQAEKFGTEVVLDDVVSVDLAGDIKSVTLGSGAVHEALSVIFATGSAYRKLGLEDEERLSGHGVSWCATCDGFFFRERTIAVVGGGDSAMEEATFLTRFADKVYVIHRKDSLRASKIMQDRAFANDKIEFVWNSEVVGINGAETVQSVALRDTVTGEQSELELQGLFIAIGNDPRVHLVHGQLDLTPEGTIAVAGRSSKTKVAGVFAAGDVIDPHYRQAVTAAASGTVAALDAEQYLASLPKDLSAEAEADDLELTPTA, encoded by the coding sequence GTGCGGCAGATCATCATCATCGGTTCCGGCCCAGCCGGATACACGGCGGCGATTTACGCTGCCCGAGCCAACCTGCGACCGCTGCTGATCGCTTCGTCCGTCGAAGCGGGCGGCGAGCTCATGAACACGACCGAGGTCGAGAACTTCCCGGGCTTCCCCGACGGCATCACGGGTCCTGACCTGATGATGAAGATGCAGGCGCAGGCCGAGAAGTTCGGCACTGAGGTCGTTCTCGACGACGTCGTGTCGGTCGACCTCGCCGGTGACATCAAATCCGTCACCCTCGGCTCCGGCGCCGTGCACGAAGCTCTGTCCGTGATCTTCGCCACCGGATCCGCCTACCGCAAGCTCGGCCTCGAAGACGAAGAGCGGCTTTCCGGCCACGGCGTCTCCTGGTGCGCGACCTGCGACGGGTTCTTCTTCCGCGAGCGCACCATCGCGGTCGTCGGCGGCGGCGACTCCGCGATGGAGGAGGCGACCTTCCTCACCCGTTTCGCCGACAAGGTCTACGTGATCCACCGCAAAGATTCGCTCCGCGCCTCCAAGATCATGCAAGATCGCGCGTTCGCCAACGACAAGATCGAGTTCGTCTGGAACTCCGAAGTCGTCGGTATCAACGGCGCTGAGACCGTGCAGAGCGTCGCCCTTCGCGACACGGTGACGGGCGAACAGAGCGAACTCGAACTCCAGGGCCTGTTCATCGCGATCGGCAACGACCCGCGCGTGCACCTCGTGCACGGACAGCTCGACCTCACTCCGGAAGGCACCATCGCGGTGGCCGGCCGGAGTTCCAAGACGAAGGTCGCGGGCGTGTTCGCGGCCGGCGATGTGATCGACCCGCACTACCGCCAGGCGGTCACCGCCGCGGCATCGGGCACGGTCGCAGCGCTGGACGCCGAGCAGTACCTCGCGAGCCTCCCCAAAGACCTGTCGGCTGAAGCGGAAGCCGACGATCTCGAACTCACCCCCACCGCATAA
- the trxA gene encoding thioredoxin, whose product MSAARSVTDATFQDDVLSSEKTILVDFWAEWCGPCRAVGPILDQIAAEHADKIEIVKLNVDENPQTAAKYQITSIPAMKVYQGGEVVKTVIGAKPKPALEADLAAYLA is encoded by the coding sequence ATGTCTGCAGCACGTTCCGTCACAGACGCCACCTTCCAGGATGACGTCCTCAGCAGCGAGAAGACGATTCTCGTCGACTTCTGGGCAGAGTGGTGCGGCCCGTGTCGCGCCGTCGGACCCATCCTCGATCAGATCGCCGCTGAGCACGCGGACAAGATCGAGATCGTCAAGCTGAATGTCGACGAGAACCCGCAGACCGCGGCGAAGTACCAGATCACCTCCATCCCGGCGATGAAGGTGTACCAGGGCGGAGAGGTCGTCAAGACCGTCATCGGCGCCAAGCCGAAGCCTGCCCTCGAAGCCGACCTGGCCGCCTACCTCGCGTAG
- a CDS encoding aminotransferase-like domain-containing protein has product MTDQGSPLSRGNNLDPWYHHYAQRTSGLAASEVRALFAVASRPEVVSLAGGMPFVSALPEDLVVGAMNRVMREQGPVALQYGSGQGVPALREQILDVMALEGISGSADDVVITTGSQHALELFSKLFIDPGDVVLAEGPSYVTAMVIFRSYQAEVDHVPMDEHGLIPEALREHIARLKAAGRTVKFLYTVPTFHNPAGVTLTWERRLEILEIARANDILVLEDNPYGLLYFGEKPPEAMRSVERDGVVYLGTFSKTLAPGFRVGWALAPHAIREKLILANEAAVLSPSSFSQLVVSEYLRDADWKAQIDTFRGVYRERKETMISALEEHLPELSWTNPNGGFYVWLTLPDHLDSKAMLPRAVTELVAYTPGTAFYADGSGRHNMRLSFCYPTPERIRVGIRRLATVINGEQDLLDTFAGTGPLSSIRSDRNSANPPTDLR; this is encoded by the coding sequence GTGACTGATCAGGGCAGCCCGCTTTCACGCGGAAACAATCTCGACCCGTGGTACCACCACTACGCGCAGCGTACGAGCGGCCTGGCCGCCAGCGAGGTCCGAGCCCTGTTCGCCGTGGCCAGCCGCCCCGAGGTCGTCTCCCTGGCCGGGGGGATGCCGTTCGTCTCCGCCCTTCCCGAAGATCTCGTCGTCGGCGCGATGAACCGTGTGATGCGCGAGCAGGGTCCTGTGGCGCTGCAGTACGGCTCCGGCCAGGGCGTTCCCGCCCTCCGTGAGCAGATCCTCGACGTGATGGCGTTGGAGGGCATCAGCGGCAGTGCCGACGACGTCGTCATCACCACCGGTTCGCAGCACGCGCTCGAGCTCTTCAGCAAGCTCTTCATCGATCCCGGGGATGTGGTGCTCGCCGAAGGTCCGAGCTACGTGACCGCCATGGTCATCTTCCGCTCCTATCAGGCCGAAGTCGATCACGTTCCGATGGACGAGCACGGCCTCATCCCCGAGGCGCTGCGCGAGCACATCGCCCGTTTGAAGGCCGCCGGGCGCACGGTGAAGTTCCTCTACACCGTGCCGACGTTCCACAACCCGGCCGGCGTGACGCTGACCTGGGAACGGCGTCTGGAGATCCTCGAGATCGCCCGCGCCAACGACATCCTCGTGCTCGAGGACAATCCGTACGGGCTGCTCTACTTCGGCGAGAAGCCCCCTGAGGCGATGCGCTCGGTCGAACGTGACGGCGTCGTGTATCTGGGCACCTTTTCGAAGACCCTCGCTCCGGGTTTCCGGGTGGGCTGGGCGCTGGCCCCGCACGCCATCCGCGAGAAGCTCATCCTGGCCAATGAGGCGGCCGTGCTGAGCCCCAGTTCGTTCAGCCAGCTGGTGGTGTCGGAGTACCTCCGCGATGCGGATTGGAAGGCGCAGATCGACACTTTCCGCGGCGTCTACCGGGAACGCAAGGAGACGATGATCTCTGCGTTGGAGGAGCATCTTCCCGAACTCAGCTGGACCAACCCCAACGGCGGCTTCTACGTCTGGTTGACGCTGCCGGACCACCTCGACTCGAAGGCGATGCTCCCGCGTGCCGTGACCGAGCTCGTCGCATACACTCCGGGAACGGCGTTCTACGCCGACGGCTCCGGCCGGCACAATATGCGCCTCTCGTTCTGCTATCCGACACCCGAGAGAATCCGGGTCGGAATCCGACGGCTCGCCACCGTGATCAACGGCGAACAGGATCTGCTCGATACTTTCGCTGGAACCGGCCCGCTGTCATCCATCCGCTCCGATCGCAACAGTGCCAACCCTCCGACCGACCTCCGCTAG
- a CDS encoding D-alanine--D-alanine ligase family protein — protein MAEFSALDIVVLAGGISHERDISLRSGRRVADGLNSLGHKVTFRDPDASLLGFLAENQPDVVWPALHGASGEDGALRALLEQTGIPFVGSRTDAARLAWSKPTAKTIVARAGVATPASVTLPKETFRELGANSVLATVVAGLHIPVVVKPAQGGSAQGVTIVESAEELPRAMVDAYTYSDVALIERKVEGVEVSVAVIDAGEGPRALPAVEIEPVEGAYTFDARYNAGETRFYVPARLSADVAKSVADAATTAHTALGLRHLSRIDLIVDTQGVPWFLEANVLPGLTETSIMPQAIDAAGLVVGDVYAALAYAAIAEAEAGDVQL, from the coding sequence ATGGCTGAATTCTCTGCCCTCGACATCGTGGTTCTCGCCGGCGGTATCTCGCACGAACGCGACATCTCGCTGCGCTCGGGCCGGCGCGTGGCCGATGGACTCAACTCGCTCGGACACAAGGTGACCTTCCGCGATCCGGATGCGTCCCTCCTCGGCTTCCTCGCCGAGAACCAGCCCGACGTGGTCTGGCCGGCGCTGCACGGCGCCAGCGGGGAAGACGGCGCTCTGCGCGCGTTGCTCGAACAGACGGGGATCCCTTTCGTGGGTTCCCGCACCGACGCGGCCAGGCTCGCCTGGTCGAAGCCCACCGCCAAGACGATCGTGGCGCGCGCCGGGGTAGCGACCCCCGCATCCGTGACCCTCCCGAAAGAGACGTTCCGCGAACTCGGGGCCAATAGTGTGCTGGCCACCGTCGTCGCCGGACTGCACATCCCGGTCGTGGTGAAACCGGCGCAGGGCGGCTCCGCTCAGGGTGTCACGATCGTCGAGAGCGCCGAGGAGCTGCCCCGCGCGATGGTAGACGCCTACACCTATTCCGATGTCGCGCTCATCGAGCGCAAGGTCGAGGGCGTCGAGGTCTCCGTGGCCGTGATCGATGCCGGCGAGGGCCCTCGGGCTCTGCCCGCCGTCGAGATCGAGCCTGTCGAGGGTGCATACACCTTCGACGCCCGCTACAACGCGGGGGAGACCCGGTTCTACGTTCCAGCCCGGCTCAGCGCCGACGTCGCGAAAAGCGTCGCGGATGCGGCGACCACCGCCCACACGGCGCTCGGGCTGCGTCACCTCTCACGCATCGACCTCATCGTGGACACTCAGGGCGTGCCATGGTTCCTTGAGGCGAATGTGCTGCCCGGCCTCACCGAGACCTCGATCATGCCGCAGGCGATCGACGCCGCCGGCCTTGTGGTCGGTGACGTCTACGCGGCACTCGCGTACGCGGCGATCGCGGAAGCTGAAGCGGGAGACGTTCAGCTGTAG
- a CDS encoding ParB/RepB/Spo0J family partition protein, with protein sequence MAAKRTGLGRGIGALIPVTDQSARPVDVFFPNSAEQAEQLVAVPGARLANLSPADIVPNAVQPRTEFDQEALEELVASIREVGVLQPIVVRPIVGQKDKYELIMGERRLRATKQVGLETIPAVIKDTADEDMLRDALLENLHRSQLNPLEEASAYQQLLADFGITQEELATRIGRSRPQITNTIRLLKLPSAVQSRVAAGVLSAGHARAILSVGDEEGMARLADKIVNEDLSVRAAEAVAGKTPKVARTKVTPGKHRGHLDEVAERLGDRLDTRVKITLGARKGQIVVDFATIQDLNRILDAIGQPSYS encoded by the coding sequence ATGGCAGCGAAGCGCACAGGCCTGGGCCGCGGAATCGGCGCCCTCATCCCGGTCACCGATCAGTCCGCGCGTCCGGTCGACGTCTTCTTCCCGAACTCTGCCGAGCAGGCTGAGCAGCTCGTGGCGGTTCCCGGCGCGAGACTGGCGAACCTCTCCCCCGCCGACATCGTTCCGAACGCAGTGCAGCCCCGCACTGAGTTCGACCAGGAGGCGCTCGAGGAGCTCGTTGCGAGCATCCGCGAGGTGGGTGTGCTGCAGCCGATCGTGGTACGTCCGATCGTGGGCCAGAAAGACAAGTACGAGCTCATCATGGGTGAGCGGCGGCTTCGTGCCACGAAACAGGTCGGGCTGGAGACCATCCCCGCGGTCATCAAAGACACCGCCGACGAAGACATGCTGCGGGATGCGCTTCTCGAGAACCTGCACCGCTCGCAGCTGAACCCACTGGAGGAGGCGTCAGCGTACCAGCAGCTATTGGCCGACTTCGGGATCACCCAGGAGGAGCTGGCGACCAGGATCGGCCGATCCCGCCCGCAGATCACCAACACTATTCGCCTCCTGAAGCTGCCGTCAGCCGTGCAATCGCGGGTGGCAGCAGGTGTGCTCAGCGCCGGTCATGCTCGCGCGATCCTCTCGGTCGGCGATGAAGAGGGCATGGCCCGTCTGGCCGACAAGATCGTGAACGAAGATCTGTCGGTGCGTGCCGCCGAGGCCGTTGCGGGCAAGACCCCGAAGGTCGCCCGCACCAAGGTGACCCCCGGCAAGCATCGCGGGCACCTCGACGAGGTTGCAGAACGCCTCGGTGATCGACTCGACACCCGCGTGAAGATCACCCTCGGGGCGAGAAAAGGCCAGATCGTGGTCGATTTCGCCACGATTCAGGACCTCAATCGCATCCTGGATGCGATCGGCCAACCCAGCTACAGCTGA
- a CDS encoding ParA family protein produces MKHPDQDAQVDQATSGFDGSTPLAREIQELTQRRQAIASQTLPLPSRTRIFTISNQKGGVGKTTTVVNLSAALAKSGARVLVIDLDPQGNASTALSVEHREGTPSVYDVIVNDKELDEVIQKSPEFDGLFVVPATIDLAGAEIELVSMVAREQRLSRSLATFLEEYDFDYVLIDCPPSLGLLTINAFVAATEVLIPIQCEYYALEGLSQLLKNIQLIEKHLNPKLRVSTILLTMYDSRTNLAHQVAEDVREHFPKEVLNTIIPRSVRISEAPSYGQSVISYDTNSPGSLSYLEAAAEIARRGVPR; encoded by the coding sequence GTGAAACATCCCGATCAGGATGCGCAGGTCGACCAGGCCACGTCTGGCTTCGATGGTTCGACGCCACTTGCGAGGGAGATTCAGGAACTGACTCAGCGACGGCAGGCGATCGCCTCGCAGACACTCCCCCTGCCGTCGCGAACCCGGATTTTCACGATCTCGAATCAGAAGGGCGGCGTGGGCAAGACGACGACGGTCGTCAATCTCTCCGCCGCACTGGCGAAGTCCGGAGCTCGCGTCTTGGTGATCGACCTGGACCCGCAGGGAAATGCATCCACCGCGCTCAGCGTCGAGCATCGCGAGGGCACGCCCAGCGTCTACGACGTCATCGTGAACGACAAGGAACTGGATGAGGTGATTCAGAAGAGTCCCGAGTTCGACGGACTCTTCGTCGTGCCCGCGACGATCGATCTCGCCGGCGCCGAGATCGAGCTCGTTTCGATGGTGGCACGCGAGCAGCGGCTCTCGCGCTCGCTCGCGACTTTCCTCGAAGAGTACGACTTCGACTATGTCCTGATCGATTGCCCGCCCTCACTGGGGTTGCTCACGATCAACGCTTTCGTCGCGGCGACCGAGGTGCTCATCCCGATCCAGTGCGAGTACTACGCGCTGGAAGGTCTGAGTCAGCTGCTCAAGAACATCCAGCTGATCGAGAAACACCTCAACCCCAAGCTTCGAGTCTCTACGATCCTGCTCACGATGTATGACTCGCGCACCAATCTCGCCCACCAGGTGGCCGAAGACGTGCGTGAACACTTCCCCAAAGAAGTTCTCAACACGATCATCCCGCGTTCCGTTCGCATCTCGGAAGCCCCGAGCTACGGCCAGAGCGTCATCAGCTACGACACGAACTCGCCCGGGTCGCTCTCCTACCTGGAGGCGGCTGCGGAGATCGCACGAAGAGGAGTACCCCGCTAA
- the rsmG gene encoding 16S rRNA (guanine(527)-N(7))-methyltransferase RsmG, which produces MTEFLESEPSTAVELFGDRIDVARRFTANLAAQGEERGLIGPLELPRLWSRHILNCAILAPLVRAGRVGDVGSGAGLPGIVLAIARPDAQFVLIEPMERRIAWLSEQVEELALTNVEVVRARAEDARLDAPLDQVTARAVSAFRKLIPLTAPLLRDGGELVLMKGAGAAAEVDTAAKEIRKYRLHDVEVLTLGEGVLDEVTRVIRAGVR; this is translated from the coding sequence GTGACCGAGTTCCTCGAGAGTGAGCCATCGACGGCGGTCGAGCTTTTCGGCGATCGGATCGATGTCGCCCGACGCTTCACGGCGAACCTTGCCGCGCAGGGTGAAGAGCGTGGGTTGATCGGTCCGCTGGAATTGCCCCGCCTCTGGTCTCGTCACATCCTGAACTGCGCGATCCTGGCGCCATTGGTTCGCGCCGGTCGAGTCGGCGACGTCGGGAGCGGGGCCGGCCTTCCGGGGATCGTCTTGGCGATCGCGCGTCCAGATGCTCAGTTCGTGTTGATCGAACCCATGGAGCGTCGGATCGCATGGTTGTCTGAGCAGGTCGAGGAACTGGCCCTGACGAACGTTGAGGTTGTGCGCGCGCGCGCCGAAGACGCGCGATTGGATGCTCCACTGGATCAGGTGACGGCGCGTGCGGTGAGTGCCTTCCGCAAGCTGATTCCCCTGACTGCTCCCCTGCTTCGGGATGGTGGTGAGCTCGTGTTGATGAAGGGGGCCGGTGCGGCCGCGGAAGTCGATACAGCGGCGAAGGAGATCCGCAAGTACAGACTTCACGACGTGGAGGTTCTCACGCTGGGTGAAGGTGTACTCGATGAAGTGACTCGGGTCATCCGGGCCGGCGTTCGCTGA
- a CDS encoding Jag family protein, which translates to MSDVQQTEPEFTAGPDESEVTPLSVETPQVDGEESASTPTSERSYAEPTAAELDTEGDIAADYIEELLDITDIDGDIDIDARNGRSYISVNTGDDTNLRLLSKPDTVSALQELTRLAVQNKTGAFSRLILDIGGSRDARQAELGTLVERAIARLEEGAAEAALPPMSSYERKLVHDIVSERGYVSNSHGEGRDRHTVITAA; encoded by the coding sequence ATGAGCGACGTGCAGCAGACCGAGCCCGAGTTCACCGCAGGTCCCGACGAGTCGGAGGTGACTCCGCTCTCTGTGGAGACGCCCCAGGTCGATGGTGAGGAGTCGGCATCGACGCCCACCTCGGAGCGGTCGTACGCCGAGCCGACGGCCGCGGAGCTCGACACCGAAGGTGACATCGCGGCCGACTACATCGAGGAGCTGCTCGACATCACGGATATCGACGGCGACATCGACATCGATGCGCGCAATGGTCGGTCGTACATCTCGGTCAATACGGGTGATGACACCAATCTTCGCCTGCTGTCCAAACCTGACACGGTCAGCGCACTGCAGGAGCTGACGCGTCTTGCCGTTCAGAACAAGACGGGCGCTTTCTCCCGGCTCATCCTTGACATCGGTGGTTCCCGTGATGCCCGTCAGGCGGAGCTCGGAACTCTCGTGGAGCGGGCGATCGCACGACTCGAGGAAGGGGCGGCTGAGGCTGCGCTCCCGCCGATGTCGTCCTATGAGCGCAAACTTGTTCACGACATCGTGTCAGAGCGCGGCTACGTTTCCAACTCGCATGGTGAGGGCCGTGACCGTCACACGGTGATCACCGCAGCCTAG